TCCTGTCGATTGCAGCGGCGATCGTCACCATTGCCCTGAAGTTTGGCGCTTACCTGCTAACGGGGTCAGTGGGGCTGCTTTCAGATGCTATTGAGTCTATTGTAAATCTCGTGGCAGCATTGATAGCACTGTGGGCATTGACCTATGCTGCTAAACCAGCCGATGCCGAACACGCCTTTGGGCATTCTAAAGCCGAATACTTCTCCAGTGGTGCTGAAGGTGCGTTGATTGTAGTAGCTGCCATCAGCATTGCTGTTGAAGCTTGGGGACGCTTGTTGCATCCAGAACCGTTAACACAGCTGGGCTTGGGCTTGGCACTCTCTCTATTTGCAACCGCAATCAACGGCGTTGTTGCCTTTGTCTTGCTACGGGCAGGGCGACGCTTGCGTTCCATTACACTCAGAGCTGATGCTCACCATTTATTTACCGATGTGGTGACTTCGGGTGGTGTGGTAGTTGGAATCTTCCTCGTCAAGGTAACAGGCGCTTTCGTGCTTGATTCAATCGTCGCACTGATAGTAGCAGCAAATATTACGTGGACAGGATTTCGTTTGCTACGCGAAACCAGTAGCGCATTACTGGATGCAGCTTTACCTAAAGAAGAAATTGACGCAATTGAAAGCATCCTTAACGAGTACAAACGCCAGCACATCCAGTTCCATGCCTTGCGAACCCGCACCGCTGGAAACCGCAGCTTTGTCTCCTTCCATGTTCTTGTGCCTGGATCTTGGACAGTGCAACAAGGACATGATTTGTGCGAGGCTATTGAGCTTGCTATTCTTCGGGTGTTGCCTTTAACCCACATTACAACTCACTTGGAACCTTTAGAAGATCGAGTTTCCTGGGAAGATCAGGAGTTGGAGCGTGCGAGCAATCAGCAAATGCAAGGATAACTGCATCAGAGATTAATTGCTGCCGTTGAGCTTTAAGGAATTGGGCGATAGCGTCCGATACAACACGCCAACTTTTATGCGTGCCCCTGGCGAAGCTTGTGGAATGTTCGCGTTAGAATCAGCAATGGAGGAATTAGCGATCGCCTTGAATATCGATCCACTTACTCTGTGCTTGATTAAGCACGCCGATATCAATCCCCAAGTAGCTCAACCCTGGTCGAGCAAGTACCTGAAAGAATGTTACCTTGACAAATTAATGCCTTGATAAAAAGCGCAGAAATAGTGTTCTTATAGCGATTCGTAAAAGCGCAGGTAGGTAGACATTATCTACTTAACCCTACTGTATTAAAAGAATAAGCAATACAAATGAACGAATTACAAGCAATTTTAACAGCCTTCGAGTCTAGTCAAAAAAGTGGTGATATTAGTTTCCTGGCGACTGTAGTTAAAACTCAAGGTTCAACCTACCGCCGACCTGGTGCCAAAATGTTAATGACAGGTACAGGTCAGATAGTGGGAACAATTAGCGCTGGTTGTTTGGAAAACGATGTGTTCGAGTATACCCGCCAACGCATGGCAGACGGCAAACCGATTGTTGTTACTTACGATAACACCGCCTCTGAGGATATTCTGTGGGGCTTTGGTTTGGGATGCAACGGTGTAGTGCAAGTTCTGATCGAACGTCTGGAAAACGAAAGCACACCGAATGCGATCGCTTTTATAAAAGAGTGTCTAAATAACAAACATCTCGGTATTATAGCGACAGTCTTTGCTTCAGAAGGTGCAGTTGATCTAAAACTAGGCTCACGCTTACTGCTGTATCCAAACAGTAAAATTATCACCGACATTGAAGATGCAAATTTAACTCAATCTTTAATTGCAGATGCCCAAGCAGCGCTTGTCAATCAAAAGTCCAGCGTGAACAACTATCAGTTACCTTTTGGCAGTGCAGAAGTTTTTATTGAAGTCATCCAACCACCTACACCCTTAGTGATATTTGGTGCAGGTTATGACGCTGTACCCGTAGCACAGTTTGCGGAAGCATTGGGTTGGCAAGTTACTGTAGTTGATTGTCGGGCTAACGAGGCAACTAGAGCGCGATTTCCAATGACTTGTGAGGTGATTCTTAGCCGCCGAGAGATTCTAGAAAAACAGGTATTTATAGATACTGGGACAGTGACTGTGGTCATGACACATAATTACCTTGATGATTTGGAAATTATGAAAACATTGCTACCATCTCCTGCACGCTACATTGGCGTTTTAGGGCCAAAGCATCGTACAGAAAAATTGCTGCAAGATTTAGAAGGACAAGGAATAGTTTGTACCACTGAACAATTAGAAAGATTGCACAGTCCTGTAGGAATTGATATCGGTGCAGAAACACCAGCAGAAATTGCGATCGCTATCATTGCAGAAATTCAAGCAGTACTCAAAAATCATAATGGTGGTTTTTTAAGAAATCGCAATCAACCAATTCACCAATATGATGAAAGTAACTTTAATAAACTTCTTGTAAAAGTCGGGTAAAGGTCAAAGGTTAAAGGTTAAAGGTTTTATATTTTTCCTTTCCCTTTCTCCCTTAACTCAGATCTTGCACCTCGGACTGAGTACGCCCATAACTCAAGTTCGTGGCTCATAAACACGCGTCCGTTAAAACGGACTGCGTAAGTTATTTTAGTCCGTTTTAACGGACTTGGACTTTGAGCCAAGAAATTTATTTCTTGGCGGACGAAAAGTATGGTGCAAGATCTGAGTTAACCCCTTGCTAACTCCCAGAATCTAATCTGCTACTTGCTGACATAATTTTCATTTATGGACTCTACGACTGAGCAAATAGAAACTGAAAAATCAACTATAGCCATTATGATTCTTGCTGCGGGTGCATCTACTCGCATGGGTACACCGAAACAGCTATTGCTCTACCAAAAACGAAGTTTGGTGCAATACATTACAGAAATTGCGATCGCTTCGGTTTGTAAACCTGTGGTAGTAGTACTTGGAGCATACTCAGAACAGATTCGCCCCCAAATCAATCACCTTCCTGTGAGCATCGTTGAGAACTTAGATTGGGCTTGTGGAATGAGCACTTCCATCAATAGCGCAATTCAATTTTTGCATAATCTTTCACAAAACATTGAAGCAGTAGTTATTGTAGTTTGTGATCAACCATTTCTTTCACCCCAAATTATTAATCAACTTGTTGATGCATATTATTCAACCAAAAAACCTATTATCGCTTGCGAATATGCAGGAACATTAGGCGTACCTGCTTTGTTTAGTAAAAGATTTTTTTACAAGCTTGCTGAATTACAAGGAACTTCAGGAGCAAAAAAAGTTATTAACAATAACGTGACACTAGTATTTTCTCTTCCTTTTGCGCAGGGAGATATTGATATTGACACACCAAAAGATTATGAACAATTGCTATCGATCAATAGCGATTACATTTGATTTCAGTTGATTTACCAAGCGGTACAAACAGGCAAAATGATTTGATGCTTTAGTATTTGCAGGAACGCGTGAACTTGTTAACGGGATATTAATTGGCTCTTTAGCGCTAAATGCTAGACGCCGAGAATGTATGATTACTGCATAAACTTCTTGAGTTCCTGCACTAACAGATGCACTGTTGTTGACGGATTGTCTTTCTCTGGATTGTGAGGTTCGTATTGTTTCAGAAGTTTTTTAGCATTTTTAATAGCAATAGATTGCTTCTCAAATAGCTCATCATAAATCGTATCGCTATTTTTATTATATGGTCGCCCCAGTAAATAAGTTAACTTCTTCTTATAATCATTTCGAGGAATACCTGTATTGAGAAATTCAAAATGTAGGACATACCATAGTTCAAACGCTTCATTAGAACAAGCTACTTTAAATCCTTGAGTCTCTGCATTTTTTATGGTGTTATTAAAATCTTCTACAGTCCAAGAATCACGATCAAAAACACACCAAACCTGATCGTAATCATCTTGGTTATTTAGTTCGTTTGCGCTTTTAACTAATTTGCTGGGATTCTTTCCTAAACCGTGCACGTTTACTTCAGCGACATTCTTGGAAACACGAAAACTCCTAAAGTAGTTAGGTTCGGTTTTCTCTCCTTCACATATGATCAAGAATCTCTGCCTGATTTCCCTAGTATTAACTTTTCGTTGGTGATATCCACGAGAGTTTTCCTTTTTTCTAGGCATGAGAGTCGATGAGATGGTTTAAACTTCCGATATATGGAATTGCGCCATATCTACCTTTAATATAATCATTCTCAAATGATGCATCGTTTCGTACTTTGTATTCTGCTAGAGAGTACAAATCTGTTGCCCCATATCTATTTTTTTCTGCAAACCAAATCTGATCTCTACGAAAAAGCTTATTACTAAGCAAATTGGTATCGTGAGTCATGAATATTAATTGAGCATTACTTGGATTTGTTTCATTGGAATTAAATAATTCAACAATGGCACGGCTGATCAAAGGATGAATTCTAGCATCAAATTCATCAATGATTATAACTTTACCATTTTTTAGTGTGTCAACAAGAGGTCCTGCTAAAGCAAAAACTTTTTGAGTTCCTTCAGACTCTTGAACATCTAAATTAAACAGTTCTGTAGATAGAATATTTCCTTGATTATCAAATTTTTGGTGCAGTGTTTGAATTAATGTTGCTTTTGCCCCCCCATTTTTTAGAATGAAGTTTTTTATTTCATTAGGCAATTCACTAGGCAAAGAATCAACAGTAACCTCAACTTGTTCTACCTTTATATCGCCAAATCCCAAATCTAATTTTTTGAGCAACTGAAGAATTTCATCTTTCTTTTCGTTATTTATTAAACAACTAACTGTGTATCCTTTACCTATATCACCTCCAGAGACAACATTGATACTGTTTGTCAGCCAATCTAAGATTTTTTCTGCAATTTTGACATTAAATTGAGCAGATACAGACAAGAAGAGAGCATTATGTCTTGTTCTCTCCTGAATACCATCAGCTTTATATGTTTTAGAAATACTAATATCGTCTAATTTGCGCTCAAAAAGTTTAGTTTCTCTTGATTTAGGAACATAAAATAACCATTCACAGACAACTCTGTCACGAGTTGCCTCGAATCCGTATCTATATCTCTTGCTATCCATTAAAAATACTATTTCAAAAAAAGATGGTTTAGCTTCGGTTTCAGTGCTGAGTTTAAATCGCTCAACACTAATTTTTTCTGTGCTTTGAGTCTCTTTAGAAGAATTAACCATGAACCATCTCATGAAATTTAAAGCTTTAGCCAGGTTACTTTTCCCACTTGCATTTGCGCCGTATATTGCAGCGCTTTTAAGTAGTGTTAAATCATCATCTACTTCAAAAACATTGTTTTCATCAAGCTTTTTGTCTTGCGCAACAAGGTTAGCTGCCACCATGCTAAAGGTGACTTGCTCCTTAAACGATCTGTAGTTGCCGACACTAAATTCGATGAGCATAGCATGAAGTTTAGGCTTAAGATATAAATCTGTGAAGAAATCGTAATTTCCTGCTTTAAGAGTAGCAACAATTGGTTGAAGATGCTAAATGATAAGATTGTTTTTAAATGTACAGATGTACTATTCAGACCAAGTGTGATGGTGCAAAGCTTCCCTCTGGGGGCGATCGCATCTCTCATAAACTGCAACGCCGAAACAGCGATCGCAATTTCGCAGGTGTGAGTTACGCATATCTCCTCAAAATCAAATCTTGTGTCACTTCACTCGATGCATTTTCACAAAAAGGCCAGAGGATTCACTGCTACGCTGGTCTTGATTGCTGCTGAGTCTATCGATTGGAAGATGATTTTATCCTCAAAATTTCGATGATGTGAAGGGAGGGTACAAACAAGTTGAGGTTGACACGCTTGTCTGTGCCATAAGTATAGTTGGAAACTTCCTTCAAGTAAGACATCATTATGAAACGCATTGCATATTTAGGACTTGGCATCATGGGCAGTCGTATGGCAGCGAACTTGCTGAAAGCGGGTTATGATGTCACAGTTTGGAATCGTAACCCAGAATCCTGTAAACCTCTGGTTGAACAAGGTGCAACGCAAGCTCAAACACCTGCAAAAGCCGTTGAAAATGCTGAGGCGATTGTGTATTGCCTAGCCAATGACAACGCGGTTGAAGAAGTTGTCTTTGGGCAAGATGGCATTTTATCGAACGTGCGATCCGGACAAATTGGGATCGACATGAGTACAGTTCATCCTGACACCTCCCGCCGCCAAGCCGCAGCTTATGCCGAAAAGCAAGTTGAATTTCTCGATGCTCCCGTTTTCGGCAGTAAAAACGAATCTGCTGCCGGGGGATTGTGGATTGTCGTTGGTGGCAAGCGTGACGTATTTGAGCAAGTCAAACCAATTTTAGAGCCGTTAAGCGAAACGATACATTACCTGGGCGACACTGGCAAAGGGACATCGATGAAACTCATCGGTAACTCGATTGTGGCAACTCAAATCCAAGCGTTAGGAGAAGCAATGGTTCTGGCGACTAAAGCCGGACTGAATCCAAAAGACGTTCTCGATGTGTTGCATGTGGTGGATTTTCGCTCTCCGATTTTTGACGGCATGGGCAAGATGCTAGTGGAGCGCAATTTTACACCAAGTTTTGCATTAAAGCACATGCTCAAAGATGCGAATTTGATTGCTCGATTTGCCCAAGATTTGAATTCTCCCACGCCTGCTGCCGCAATTGTCAGAGAAACTATCAAAGCAGCGGTTAACCAAGGATGGGGAGAAGAAAATGCGTCTGCCCTGATTAAAGCCCTGGAATTAGAAGCGGCAGTAACTGTTCAATGATAATTACAAAGCTTCGCTAGGGGCAATGCAAACAGAGTTTGCAGTATTCCTGGGGGGCGATAAGCCGGACGCTTTAGCTTGTGCATATCGCCACTTTTCATGTTTTGACTATTAACAAAAATAAGAAATTCGGATATTCTAACCAAGATATGCATTAATTTTTACCAAGAAACGTTTACCTGATGAAAATATGACCCAAGCATACGACATCTTCCTAGCAGGCGGTCTTGTTATGTGGCCTTTGTTGGGCTTATTTATAGTCACTTCGGTATGCATCTTGGAACGCAGTTGGTTCTGGTTCAGGCTAATCATTCAAGAAAAACAGGTCGTGCGTGAGGTTTTGACAACAGCAAAGGTAGATTTAAAAGAAGCAGAAGAAATTGCAGAAAGTTCTCAGACTTTAGCCATTGGCAGGTTTTTAGTAGAACCTCTTAGACTCAAAAAACCCTCTCCTGAAACCTTTCATTTGGCAATCAAAGCCGCTTGTGATAAAGAATTCGTAGAAATGCGTAAAGGTGATATAGTCCTGAAAAGCGTGGCGGCAATCGCCCCCTTGCTAGGTATATTAGGTACAGCTGAGGGTTTAATCAACACTTTCACTAACCTTAAAACTAACTCTTTCAATCTTACTGATTTCTCTAAAGTTACACCTGGTCTTGCTCAAGCACTAATTAGCTCTACAACTGCTATAGCTATTACAGTTTTTGCCTTTCTCTTTATACGAATTTTTCTTTATTTGCGAGTGCGACAAATCGATTTATTTTCTCAAATTGGCAATGATTTAGAACTCATTTATTTGCAATTCTGGCATGAACCTTCCACTCAAACAGACACTCAGACTAATAGTGAACAGTGAGTATAGCAATTCTAAATCATAAGCCCTGGTGGCACGCTACGCGTATCTCCTCCCCAGACGCTGCTTTGTATGCCTATGGCAAGCCTTACGGCTAACGCATGATTGCGTGTGCTTGCGCTTACGTGAAGAACAAGATTTTCGACTTTTCTTATAAGTTGGAAATGTTCTTTTTTTGTTACTAAAAATAATACTTATTGTTATTCCAATACGGTTCAGTTAAGGATTGTCGGTGATAGCGAAGCACACGTGTAGAGACGTTGCATGCAACGTCTCTACATTGACGTTTTGATAACAGTTTTAGTCTTATCTGAACTGTATTGATCGTTATTCTTGATTTTTAACGAGTTGTTAGTTTTGATTGGTAAGTTTTTCAGTAAAGACGATAGAAAAGTATTTGATAGTCTATGTTGATGATAAAAAGCAAATTAATCTGGCGCAGGAAAATTTCAATGGACTGTGCATGTTATTAGTCCTTTAAGCTTGATGAAAGTAACATCAACAAAAATCAAGAGTTAACGATAAATCTGGGGTGGGAACACCAGCCAGTTTGATATTGCTTTTGAACTCTGAGACTTTGACTTCACGGATCAGAGTCAGTCTTGATTGAATAAAATTTTAAAACGTCTTAAACAGATGTTGAGGAATATTTAAATTTATTTTTCTGTTCATTTAACCTTTTGTTAACCATTAGTATAGTAGGTTATTTGCGTCATTGTTAATCAACACAAAATTACTTATTAATAACGGGGTAATATGACATTTTCAACTAATGTTTTGAGTCGTGTAGTTAGTGTTTCAGTTGTTACGGGTGCTATTAGTTTTGGAGCGATTTTTGGGGCGATCGCCCAAGCAGAAACCCTTAATGGTGCAGGAGCAACTTTTCCCGCTCCACTCTACGAACGTTATGCTCGTGAAGTCAAAAAGAAATATCCAGACCTAACAGTTAACTATCAAGCCGTTGGTAGCGGTGCTGGTGTTAACCAAGTGATTGCTGGCACTGTTCAATTTGGTGCTAGTGATTCTGCGATGACTGATGCGGAGATGGGTAAAGTAAAAAATGGTGTTATCCTAGTACCTACCGCAGGTGGTGCTGTTGCAGTTGTTCACAATCTTCCAATAGATAATCTCAAATTGTCCCGCAAGACACTACCAGCTATTTTTTCTGGTCAAATTACCAAGTGGGATGATCCTCAAATCAAAGCTGATAACCCTGGTGTGAATCTACCAAGTCAGCCGATTAAAGCTGTTGTTCGCGCTGATAGTAGTGGTACATCTTTCATTTTTACCAACCATTTGACTTCTATAAGTCCCTATTTTAAGGGACGAGTTGGCACCAGTAAATCTCCAAGTTGGACTATCCCAAATGTTATAAAAGCAAAAGGTAATCCAGGTGTAGCAAGTTCAGTCACTCGCACTCCAGGTGCTATCGGTTATGTTGAGTATGAATTTGCTCTGAAAAATAAGCTCAAAGTAGCACAAATTCAGAACAAACAAGGACAATTTGTGGCTCCTTCTTTACAAACTGCCAACCAAGCTTTATCAACTGTAAGTTTTCCAGCCAACTTCCGCGTTTTTGTTGACGATCCAACACAGGGTTATCCTATCGTTGGTCTAACCTGGTTGTTGATATATAAAAGTTATCCCAATGCAGCCCAAGGAACAGCTGTCAAGAACTTTGTGAATTGGGTACTAACAGATGGTCAACAAATTAATGATGACCTAAACTACACTCGTATTCCAGATCCTGTGGCTCAAAAAGTCATACAGACAGTGAACAGCGCGATCAAATAATGTGTCATCTGACACTTTTTCCTCTATCAGGGTGGGCTATTTGCCCACTCCAAAATCATGAACATAATTTAACAAAAAAGAACTCAGCAACTCCTGAGTCAGAAGTCAGAATAAACTTCTGTACGACTGGGCTGATGAGTAAGAGTTTAAATCCCCACCGTCTACGGAAGTGTTCACTTTCGTTGGGGTTCGGTATCCACATACTCAAGATTTCTGAGTTCTGCGTTCTTACAA
This portion of the Brasilonema sennae CENA114 genome encodes:
- a CDS encoding cation diffusion facilitator family transporter — translated: MSSRTARSYAFLSIAAAIVTIALKFGAYLLTGSVGLLSDAIESIVNLVAALIALWALTYAAKPADAEHAFGHSKAEYFSSGAEGALIVVAAISIAVEAWGRLLHPEPLTQLGLGLALSLFATAINGVVAFVLLRAGRRLRSITLRADAHHLFTDVVTSGGVVVGIFLVKVTGAFVLDSIVALIVAANITWTGFRLLRETSSALLDAALPKEEIDAIESILNEYKRQHIQFHALRTRTAGNRSFVSFHVLVPGSWTVQQGHDLCEAIELAILRVLPLTHITTHLEPLEDRVSWEDQELERASNQQMQG
- a CDS encoding molybdopterin-dependent oxidoreductase is translated as MRAPGEACGMFALESAMEELAIALNIDPLTLCLIKHADINPQVAQPWSSKYLKECYLDKLMP
- a CDS encoding XdhC family protein; the protein is MNELQAILTAFESSQKSGDISFLATVVKTQGSTYRRPGAKMLMTGTGQIVGTISAGCLENDVFEYTRQRMADGKPIVVTYDNTASEDILWGFGLGCNGVVQVLIERLENESTPNAIAFIKECLNNKHLGIIATVFASEGAVDLKLGSRLLLYPNSKIITDIEDANLTQSLIADAQAALVNQKSSVNNYQLPFGSAEVFIEVIQPPTPLVIFGAGYDAVPVAQFAEALGWQVTVVDCRANEATRARFPMTCEVILSRREILEKQVFIDTGTVTVVMTHNYLDDLEIMKTLLPSPARYIGVLGPKHRTEKLLQDLEGQGIVCTTEQLERLHSPVGIDIGAETPAEIAIAIIAEIQAVLKNHNGGFLRNRNQPIHQYDESNFNKLLVKVG
- a CDS encoding nucleotidyltransferase family protein, whose product is MDSTTEQIETEKSTIAIMILAAGASTRMGTPKQLLLYQKRSLVQYITEIAIASVCKPVVVVLGAYSEQIRPQINHLPVSIVENLDWACGMSTSINSAIQFLHNLSQNIEAVVIVVCDQPFLSPQIINQLVDAYYSTKKPIIACEYAGTLGVPALFSKRFFYKLAELQGTSGAKKVINNNVTLVFSLPFAQGDIDIDTPKDYEQLLSINSDYI
- a CDS encoding RloB family protein — its product is MPRKKENSRGYHQRKVNTREIRQRFLIICEGEKTEPNYFRSFRVSKNVAEVNVHGLGKNPSKLVKSANELNNQDDYDQVWCVFDRDSWTVEDFNNTIKNAETQGFKVACSNEAFELWYVLHFEFLNTGIPRNDYKKKLTYLLGRPYNKNSDTIYDELFEKQSIAIKNAKKLLKQYEPHNPEKDNPSTTVHLLVQELKKFMQ
- a CDS encoding AAA family ATPase; its protein translation is MVAANLVAQDKKLDENNVFEVDDDLTLLKSAAIYGANASGKSNLAKALNFMRWFMVNSSKETQSTEKISVERFKLSTETEAKPSFFEIVFLMDSKRYRYGFEATRDRVVCEWLFYVPKSRETKLFERKLDDISISKTYKADGIQERTRHNALFLSVSAQFNVKIAEKILDWLTNSINVVSGGDIGKGYTVSCLINNEKKDEILQLLKKLDLGFGDIKVEQVEVTVDSLPSELPNEIKNFILKNGGAKATLIQTLHQKFDNQGNILSTELFNLDVQESEGTQKVFALAGPLVDTLKNGKVIIIDEFDARIHPLISRAIVELFNSNETNPSNAQLIFMTHDTNLLSNKLFRRDQIWFAEKNRYGATDLYSLAEYKVRNDASFENDYIKGRYGAIPYIGSLNHLIDSHA
- a CDS encoding NAD(P)-dependent oxidoreductase, producing the protein MKRIAYLGLGIMGSRMAANLLKAGYDVTVWNRNPESCKPLVEQGATQAQTPAKAVENAEAIVYCLANDNAVEEVVFGQDGILSNVRSGQIGIDMSTVHPDTSRRQAAAYAEKQVEFLDAPVFGSKNESAAGGLWIVVGGKRDVFEQVKPILEPLSETIHYLGDTGKGTSMKLIGNSIVATQIQALGEAMVLATKAGLNPKDVLDVLHVVDFRSPIFDGMGKMLVERNFTPSFALKHMLKDANLIARFAQDLNSPTPAAAIVRETIKAAVNQGWGEENASALIKALELEAAVTVQ
- a CDS encoding MotA/TolQ/ExbB proton channel family protein, encoding MTQAYDIFLAGGLVMWPLLGLFIVTSVCILERSWFWFRLIIQEKQVVREVLTTAKVDLKEAEEIAESSQTLAIGRFLVEPLRLKKPSPETFHLAIKAACDKEFVEMRKGDIVLKSVAAIAPLLGILGTAEGLINTFTNLKTNSFNLTDFSKVTPGLAQALISSTTAIAITVFAFLFIRIFLYLRVRQIDLFSQIGNDLELIYLQFWHEPSTQTDTQTNSEQ
- the pstS gene encoding phosphate ABC transporter substrate-binding protein PstS; this translates as MTFSTNVLSRVVSVSVVTGAISFGAIFGAIAQAETLNGAGATFPAPLYERYAREVKKKYPDLTVNYQAVGSGAGVNQVIAGTVQFGASDSAMTDAEMGKVKNGVILVPTAGGAVAVVHNLPIDNLKLSRKTLPAIFSGQITKWDDPQIKADNPGVNLPSQPIKAVVRADSSGTSFIFTNHLTSISPYFKGRVGTSKSPSWTIPNVIKAKGNPGVASSVTRTPGAIGYVEYEFALKNKLKVAQIQNKQGQFVAPSLQTANQALSTVSFPANFRVFVDDPTQGYPIVGLTWLLIYKSYPNAAQGTAVKNFVNWVLTDGQQINDDLNYTRIPDPVAQKVIQTVNSAIK